In Erigeron canadensis isolate Cc75 chromosome 1, C_canadensis_v1, whole genome shotgun sequence, a single window of DNA contains:
- the LOC122605558 gene encoding syntaxin-121 produces the protein MNDLFSGSFSRFRSEDSSPPRNNHQNIEMTGGGDSGGANLDKFFEDVESIKDELRALETLHNSLQSSHENSKTLHNAKSVKQLRSKMDNDVSLSLKKAKFIKVRLEALDRSNAANRSLPGCGPGSSSDRTRTSVVNGLRKKLSDSMNMFNDLRSKMNSEYRETVERRYFTVTGEKPDESVVDRLISTGESESFLQKAIQEQGRGQVMDTILEIQERHDAVKEIEKNLKELHQVFMDMAVLVESQGQQLDDIENQVNRASSFVSRGTTHLQVARKHQKNTRKWACFGILLVLVVIMIILLSIRPWESNSGGNSSVPSTPSPPPPPTAA, from the coding sequence ATGAACGACCTATTTTCCGGCTCATTCTCTCGCTTCCGCAGCGAAGACTCATCACCACCACGTAACAACCACCAGAACATCGAGATGACCGGAGGAGGAGACTCCGGCGGCGCAAATCTCGACAAGTTTTTCGAAGACGTGGAATCAATCAAAGACGAACTCCGAGCACTCGAAACTCTCCACAACAGCCTCCAATCATCACACGAAAACAGCAAAACCTTACACAATGCTAAATCAGTCAAACAACTCAGATCTAAAATGGATAACGACGTTTCCTTATCATTAAAAAAAGCTAAATTCATCAAAGTCCGATTAGAAGCGTTAGATCGATCTAACGCCGCTAATCGCAGCTTACCTGGCTGTGGACCAGGAAGCTCATCGGATCGTACACGAACTTCCGTTGTTAACGGACTACGTAAAAAACTATCTGATTCtatgaatatgtttaatgatttACGGAGTAAGATGAATTCGGAGTACCGTGAGACGGTTGAGCGACGATATTTTACTGTTACCGGTGAAAAACCTGACGAATCGGTTGTGGATCGGTTAATTTCGACAGGTGAGAGTGAAAGTTTTTTACAGAAAGCGATACAGGAGCAAGGGAGAGGACAGGTGATGGATACGATTTTGGAGATACAGGAAAGGCATGATGCGgttaaagaaattgaaaagaatTTGAAAGAGTTGCATCAGGTTTTTATGGATATGGCGGTTTTAGTTGAGAGTCAAGGTCAACAGTTGGATGATATTGAGAATCAGGTTAATCGCGCTAGCTCCTTTGTTAGCCGTGGAACTACTCATTTACAAGTTGCGCGTAAGCATCAGAAAAATACGCGTAAATGGGCGTGTTTTGGGATCCTTTTGGTGTTGGTTGTTATTATGATCATTTTACTTTCCATCAGGCCGTGGGAGAGTAATAGTGGCGGGAATAGTAGTGTTCCATCTacgccatcaccaccaccaccacctacgGCGGCCTGA
- the LOC122578629 gene encoding transcription termination factor MTEF1, chloroplastic, with product MEVWSSRPPLRHHLFDLHASSSSSVHHHYHHRLVNCKSYHLPVTFIFCCSSSSTTSAAVPKQSGRPTRPSAVSTTTSTSDSDTIRVVRLKKVEELRTKGFASNTPPKSNLPPSSKTTLISPKPSPSPPISATNINTQLQEKLLYLDSFGIDLIPLLATHPPLISTSLSHIKSTISFLTTTIPLTPPALDRLISICPEVLTLPLPSIISTITFLLREAHVRSHNLRYVIHRRPRLLTSDVKTRLRPTLYFLQGTIGIADVNKHTHLLSCSVEDKLLPRIEYFHENIGISHDDTILIFRRFPSLFCYSIKENLEPKFNYFAREMGRDLKELVEFPQYFSFSLENRIKPRHLRCMEKGVCLPLPAMLRSSEKRFLERLEVPFDSSMPVRKSPFWSYKHSDD from the exons ATGGAGGTATGGTCATCAAGGCCACCACTGAGGCATCATCTGTTTGATTTacatgcttcttcttcttcttctgttcatcatcattatcatcatcgtCTTGTTAATTGTAAATCATATCATCTTCCTGTTACATTTATCTTCTGCTGTTCTTCCTCATCCACCACGTCCGCCGCTGTGCCAAAACAATCCGGTAGACCCACAAGACCATCCGCCGTTTCCACTACCACTTCAACTTCCGATAGCGACACCATTCGGGTTGTCCGTCTCAAAAAG GTGGAAGAATTGAGGACAAAGGGATTTGCTTCCAATACTCCGCCCAAATCCAACCTCCCACCTTCCTCCAAAACTACCCTAATATCTCCCAAACCCTCTCCCTCACCACCTATTTCCGCCACAAACATCAACACCCAACTTCAAGAAAAACTCCTTTACCTTGATTCATTCGGAATCGACCTAATCCCCCTTCTCGCCACTCACCCACCCCTCATCTCCACCTCCTTATCCCATATCAAATCGACTATCTCGTTCCTTACCACCACCATTCCCCTCACCCCGCCTGCCCTCGACCGCCTTATATCCATTTGCCCGGAAGTCCTTACACTCCCACTCCCTTCCATCATCTCCACCATCACATTCCTCCTCAGGGAAGCCCACGTCCGCAGCCACAACCTTCGCTATGTCATCCACCGTCGCCCTAGACTACTCACCTCTGATGTAAAAACACGCCTTCGCCCCACCCTCTACTTTCTCCAAGGTACAATTGGTATTGCAGATGTTAACAAGCACACCCACCTTCTATCTTGCTCTGTTGAAGACAAACTCCTTCCTCGAATCGAATACTTCCACGAAAACATAGGAATTTCCCATGATGACACAATCTTGATTTTCAGGCGCTTCCCCTCATTGTTTTGTTATAGTATAAAGGAGAATCTTGAgccaaaatttaattattttgcgAGGGAAATGGGGCGGGACTTGAAGGAATTGGTGGAGTTCCCACAATATTTTTCGTTTAGCTTAGAGAATCGGATAAAACCAAGGCACCTGCGATGTATGGAAAAGGGGGTGTGTTTACCGCTGCCAGCAATGTTGAGGTCTAGTGAGAAGCGGTTTTTGGAACGACTGGAGGTGCCTTTTGATTCTTCCATGCCAGTGAGGAAATCTCCCTTTTGGTCTTACAAGCATAGTGATGATTAA